In Coccidioides posadasii str. Silveira chromosome 4, complete sequence, one genomic interval encodes:
- the ARP3 gene encoding Arp2/3 complex subunit, actin nucleation center (BUSCO:225321at4751~EggNog:ENOG410PGM8~COG:Z~BUSCO:7125at33183), whose protein sequence is MASQTPAVVMDNGTGYSKLGFAGNDSPSFVFPTAIATKASGGAAGTGSGRPPVANKPSFLTGGAGSSSSLSAKRGTEDLDYFIGDEALAATSGPGYGLHYPIRHGQIENWDHMERFWSNSIFKYLRVEPEDHYFLLTEPPLNPPENRENTAEIFFESFNCAGLYIAVQAVLALAASWTSSKVTDRSLTGTVIDSGDGVTHVIPVAEGYVIGSSIKSIPIAGRDITYFVQNLLRTRGEPDSSMKTAERVKEEYCYVCPDIVKEFARYDKEPDRFLKHTVTSPNGRSVTIDIGYERFLAPEIFFNPEIYSSDFLTPLPNVVDGVIQSSPIDVRRGLYKNIVLSGGSTLYKDFGRRLQRDIRHLVDARIRASEARSGGAKSGGLEVQVITHKRQRHGPWFGGSLLGQTPEFRSYCHTKAEYDEIGPSIVRRFALLGGPGST, encoded by the exons ATGGCGTCGCAAACACCCGCCGTTGTCATGGACAA CGGCACCGGATACTCTAAGCTAG GTTTCGCCGGAAACGACTCTCCCTCCTTCGTCTTTCCAACCGCGATTGCCACAAAGGCCAGTGGAGGAGCAGCAGGGACGGGCTCGGGTAGACCGCCAGTCGCAAATAAGCCGTCGTTCTTGACTGGAGGCGCGGGGTCAAGTTCTTCGTTGTCCGCGAAGAGGGGCACGGAGGACCTGGATTACTTCATTGGAGATGAGGCGCTTGCTGCAACTTCAGGGCCGGGATATGGCCTTCATTATCCTATTAGACACGGCCAAATCGAGAATTGGGATCATATGGAGCGTTTCTGGTCCAATTCTATCTTCAAGTATCTGAGAGTGGAGCCGGAGGATCATTACTTTCTTCTCACCGAACCG CCATTAAACCCGCCtgaaaatagagaaaatACTGCTGAAATTTTCTTCGAGTCTTTCAATTGCGCAGGATTATATATCGCTGTTCAAGCCGTGCTAGCTCTTGCTGCATCATGGACGTCATCCAAAGTCACTGATAGATCTTTGACAGGTACCGTCATTGACTCTGGTGACGGTGTTACACACGTTATCCCCGTGGCGGAGGGATACGTCATTGGATCCTCAATCAAGAGCATTCCCATTGCCGGCAGAGACATCACATATTTCGTTCAgaatctactccgtacaagaGGAGAGCCAGATAGCTCAATGAAGACCGCAGAAAGAGTCAAGGAAGAGTACTGCTACGTCTGCCCGGATATTGTGAAGGAGTTTGCCCGCTACGACAAGGAACCAGACCGATTCTTGAAGCATACCGTCACTTCTCCTAACGGACGAAGCGTCACTATAGATATTGGCTACGAGCGATTCCTTGCCCCGGAAATCTTTTTCAACCCTGAAATTTACTCGTCAGATTTCTTAACCCCACTCCCCAATGTTGTTGATGGTGTCATCCAGTCTTCCCCGATTGACGTGAGACGAGGTCTATATAAGAACATTGTCTTGTCCGGAGGATCGACCTTGTATAAGGATTTTGGTCGCCGCTTGCAACGCGATATCAGACATCTTGTCGATGCTCGTATCCGCGCTTCAGAAGCTCGTAGCGGCGGGGCCAAGAGCGGTGGATTAGAAGTCCAGGTTATTACCCACAAGAGACAGCGCCATGGACCCTGGTTCGGTGGAAGTCTCCTTGGCCAGACACCTGAATTCCGAAGCTATTGTCATACCAAG GCTGAATACGACGAGATTGGCCCGTCTATTGTGAGACGATTTGCGCTACTTGGAGGACCGGGGAGCACCTAG